GACGACGATACCGCGGCCGAGGCCAGCTAGGCCTCGGTCGGGCGAATTGACAAAGAGTGGAGGGTCGGATATAAAGTTAGGGTTTTGGCCCAATTGACGGCCACCAACGCGAGTCGAACCGAGTAACCGGAAACCGGGGAATCAATGCCGACGATCAATCAGCTGGTGCGGCAGGGGCGCGAGGCGGTGCGGAAGAAGTCGAAGACGCCCGCGATGGAGGCCTGCCCGCAGAAGCGCGGGGTGTGCATCCGTGTCTACACCACCACCCCGAAGAAGCCGAACTCGGCGCTGCGGAAGGTGGCGCGCGTGCGGCTGACCAACGGGCTCGAGGTGACCTCCTACATCCCCGGAGTAGGCCACAACCTGCAAGAACACTCGATCGTGCTGATCCGCGGCGGCCGTGTGAAGGACCTGCCCGGCATCCGCTATCACATCATCCGCGGCTCGCTGGACACCGCGGGCGTGGCGGGACGCAAGCAGAGCCGCTCCAAGTACGGGGCCAAGCAGCCGAAGGGCGGCGGGGGCTAGCGTGCGGCGGGCGGGTGCGTCGCGACGCGAGATCTTGCCGGATCCCAAGCACGGGAGCCGGCTGGTGGCGAAGTTCGTGAACATGATGATGTACGGGGGCAAGAAGAGCACGGCGGAGCAAATCATGTACGGGGCCCTGCAGGCGATGGAGGACCGCGCCCGCCAGGACTCGCTCAAGCTCTTCAAGAGCGCGGTGGACAACTGCAAGCCGGCCGTCGAGGTCAAGTCGCGGCGGGTCGGCGGCTCCACCTACCAGGTCCCGGTCGAGGTGCGGCCGGACCGGCGGACCGCCCTCAGCATGCGCTGGCTGATCGGAGCGGCCCGGCGGCGCTCGGAGCGCAGCATGGCCGACAAGCTGGCCGGCGAGCTGCTCGACGCGGCGAACAACCGCGGCACCGCGGTGAAGAAGCGAGAAGACACTCACAAGATGGCGGAGGCCAACAAGGCGTTCGCGCATTATCGCTGGTAGCGACGAGGTGCACAGAGGGGGGCGACGTCCTCGCCCCCCTCTTCTCTTGAGTCCCGCCGCCGGCCCTAGGGAGAAGACAGGCAGTGGAAGCGCAGTACCCTCTGGAAAAGACCCGGAACATCGGCATCATGGCGCACATCGATGCCGGGAAGACCACGACCACCGAGCGGGTCCTCTACTACACCGGCCGGTCCTACAAGATCGGCGAGGTGCACGAGGGTACCGCCACGATGGACTGGATGGTCCAGGAGCAGGAGCGCGGCATCACCATCACGTCCGCGGCCACCACCTGCTTCTGGAAGGACTGCCGCATCAACATCATCGACACGCCCGGCCACGTGGACTTCACGATGGAGGTCGAGCGGTCGCTGCGGGTGCTGGACGGCGCCCTCGCCATCCTGGATGCGGTGTCCGGGGTGGAGCCGCAGACCGAGACGGTCTGGCGGCAGGCCGACAAGTACCGGGTGCCGCGCATCGTCTACGTCAACAAGATGGACCGTATCGGCGCCGACTTCTATCGCTGCCTCGCCATGCTGAAGGACCGGCTGGGGGCGCATCCGGTGCCGATCCAGGTGCCGATCGGCCGCGAAGACGGCTTCCGCGGGGTGGTGGACCTGATCGAGCAGCGGGCCTACGTGTGGGAAGACTCGGAGGACCTGGGCGGCACGTTCTCCACCACCGACGTCCCCGCCGACATGGCGGACCTGGTCAAGGAGTATCGCGAGAAGATGATCGAGGGCCTCGCCGAGGTCGACGATCATCTCATGGAGAAGTACCTCGGCGGCGAGGCCGAGAAGATCTCGCCCGCGGAGCTGAAGGCGGCGGTCCGCGCGGGAACCATCTCGATGAAGCTGTTCGCGGTGATCTGCGGGGCGTCGTTCAAGAACAAGGGCGTCCAGCCGATGCTCGACGCGGTGGTGGACTACCTGCCGTCGCCGCTGGACATCCCGGCGATCAAGGGCGTCAATCCCGACAACGGGCAGACCGAGACTCGCGAGGCCGATCCCAGGGCTCCGTTCTCCGCGCTCGCGTTCAAGATCATGAACGACCAGCACGTGGGCCAGCTCACCTTCGTGCGCGTGTACTCGGGCACCCTCGCCGCGGGCACCGGGGTCTACAACTCCACCCGGGAGAAGAAGGAGCGCATCGGGCGCCTGCTGCGGATGCACGCCAACAAGCGCGAGGACATCAAAGAGGTCACCTGCGGCAACATCGCCGCGGCCGCCGGCCTGCGCGTGACCGCCACCGGTGACACGCTGTGCGACGAGAAGGCGCCA
This is a stretch of genomic DNA from Candidatus Methylomirabilota bacterium. It encodes these proteins:
- the rpsG gene encoding 30S ribosomal protein S7, translated to MRRAGASRREILPDPKHGSRLVAKFVNMMMYGGKKSTAEQIMYGALQAMEDRARQDSLKLFKSAVDNCKPAVEVKSRRVGGSTYQVPVEVRPDRRTALSMRWLIGAARRRSERSMADKLAGELLDAANNRGTAVKKREDTHKMAEANKAFAHYRW
- the rpsL gene encoding 30S ribosomal protein S12, whose amino-acid sequence is MPTINQLVRQGREAVRKKSKTPAMEACPQKRGVCIRVYTTTPKKPNSALRKVARVRLTNGLEVTSYIPGVGHNLQEHSIVLIRGGRVKDLPGIRYHIIRGSLDTAGVAGRKQSRSKYGAKQPKGGGG
- a CDS encoding GTP-binding protein; this translates as MEAQYPLEKTRNIGIMAHIDAGKTTTTERVLYYTGRSYKIGEVHEGTATMDWMVQEQERGITITSAATTCFWKDCRINIIDTPGHVDFTMEVERSLRVLDGALAILDAVSGVEPQTETVWRQADKYRVPRIVYVNKMDRIGADFYRCLAMLKDRLGAHPVPIQVPIGREDGFRGVVDLIEQRAYVWEDSEDLGGTFSTTDVPADMADLVKEYREKMIEGLAEVDDHLMEKYLGGEAEKISPAELKAAVRAGTISMKLFAVICGASFKNKGVQPMLDAVVDYLPSPLDIPAIKGVNPDNGQTETREADPRAPFSALAFKIMNDQHVGQLTFVRVYSGTLAAGTGVYNSTREKKERIGRLLRMHANKREDIKEVTCGNIAAAAGLRVTATGDTLCDEKAP